One window of the Euzebya sp. genome contains the following:
- the deoC gene encoding deoxyribose-phosphate aldolase, protein MDAEVPRGRVSGPDAVDRPRGRVLAGMVDISAVQAPHTDQDVRRLAAAAHAGKFLAAHVLPTWAPLLVDLLSDSAVRVGAPVGFPSGGGPTPARALEAAWLCDAGVDEVDVVIPIGRLRAGDDDAVLTDLAAIVAAVAGRVPIKAILETAHLNPPQIRRGTELALEAGVDALKTGTGWAGHATSAHEVTAIRDAGGPGVEIKASGGIRSLADVDALRAAGATRFGMNTAVALRLTAEDADR, encoded by the coding sequence GTGGACGCTGAGGTCCCGCGCGGCCGCGTCTCCGGGCCGGATGCGGTTGATCGTCCCAGGGGGCGAGTGCTCGCCGGCATGGTCGACATCTCCGCGGTGCAGGCGCCGCACACCGACCAGGACGTCCGCCGCCTCGCGGCCGCCGCCCACGCCGGGAAATTCCTCGCCGCGCACGTCCTGCCCACGTGGGCGCCTCTCCTCGTGGACCTCCTGTCCGACAGCGCCGTCCGCGTCGGTGCCCCGGTCGGCTTCCCGTCGGGCGGCGGCCCGACCCCAGCACGGGCACTCGAAGCGGCCTGGTTGTGCGATGCCGGCGTCGATGAGGTGGACGTGGTCATCCCGATCGGGCGGCTTCGCGCCGGCGATGATGACGCTGTCCTCACGGATCTGGCGGCGATCGTCGCGGCCGTCGCTGGGCGTGTTCCCATCAAGGCGATCCTCGAGACCGCGCACCTCAACCCGCCGCAGATCCGGCGTGGCACCGAGCTCGCACTCGAGGCGGGGGTCGACGCCTTGAAGACTGGCACGGGATGGGCGGGGCACGCCACGTCTGCGCATGAGGTCACAGCCATCCGCGACGCAGGCGGCCCGGGGGTCGAGATCAAGGCGTCGGGCGGCATCCGCTCCTTGGCCGACGTCGACGCCCTGCGGGCAGCAGGTGCGACCCGGTTCGGCATGAACACCGCGGTTGCGCTGCGGCTGACCGCCGAG